The Solibacillus sp. FSL R7-0668 genome includes the window ATTTCTAAATGCTGATGACCGGTAATGAATAAATCAATCCCGTCAATTTCATGAAGCATGCGATAGGCTTCATTCTCACCTTCCTGTAAATCGATTAGATGACCGGTCTTCAAATCTCGTTCAAAACCCCCATGATAGCATAAAATCACGAAATCTACCTGCTCGTGTGCGCGAACATACTTGACAGTTCTTTGTGCAGCGTCAAAGGCTTGCTCAAATTGTAAGGATTTTGTTGCTGTGCCTTCATCCCAAAATGGTGTAAAATGCGTCACGACACCGATGACCGCCACGCGAAAACCATCCATGTCTTTCACTATATAATCTTTTGCGAACGCTTCTATATTAGCGGCGATCCAGGGGAAATTACAGGCATTGCGCATCGCCTCAATAGCAGGAAGGGGATAATTGAATTCATGATTTCCAAAAACCGCTACATCATATTGTAGGGCATTGGCCATGCTGATTTGAGGGTGCTCACATTGTTGGATATTTTCATAAAAATAGCTTAAATGACTGCCTTGCAAAAAATCGCCATTATCGATTAAAAGCGCGGGCTGTCGGTCTTTAATCATTGAGGCAAGCTGTGAAAAGCGTTCGGTATGTCCGTGTATATCACTTGTTGCGATAATTGAAAATTTCATGTACATTACTTCCTTTATACTTCGTTGTTGCTATTATAGCGTGAATTATTGCGCAATAGTGGTGAAAATGATTAAATAAATAAGAAGAGAAAAATTGGAGGAGTGATGTTCATGATTACAGTAACCAATCGCATTAAAGTAAAAAAAGGATTTGCTAAAATGATGGCACCAAAATTTGCACAGCCAGGGCCATTACAACAGTTTAAGGGATTCGAAAAAGTTGAAGTATTAATTGCAACTCAATTTGAAGAGTACGATGAAATGAGCGTTGTGATGTATTGGGATTCGAAAGAGAACTTTGCTGTTTGGCGTGAAAGTGATGCCTTTAAGGAATCTCATAAGCGTCCAGAGGGTGGACCTGGTGCACAGGGGGACTCACCGATGTTAGGTTCTGAAATT containing:
- a CDS encoding heme oxygenase, with amino-acid sequence MITVTNRIKVKKGFAKMMAPKFAQPGPLQQFKGFEKVEVLIATQFEEYDEMSVVMYWDSKENFAVWRESDAFKESHKRPEGGPGAQGDSPMLGSEIVIAEVAASISK